A single Fusobacterium hominis DNA region contains:
- a CDS encoding LpxI family protein — translation MERIGIIVGNGKLPLYFIEEAQRKNIEVFPIGLFDTIDEEIKKIKNFRTFNIGEVGNIVKYFLLNNINKVVMLGKVEKDIIFKDLKLDRYGEELLKKLPDRKDETLLFAVIAFFRLNGIKILPQNHLIKNFMFEKKCYTKLKPTDEDLKTIKIGKEAAKALSLVDAGQTVVCKDASVIALEGIEGTDKTIERGGKLAGDNCIIVKMSRPQQDMRVDIPAVGVNTIKRLIEIKAKGIAGEANKMLFIEREEAIKLADQHSIFIVGIK, via the coding sequence ATGGAGAGAATAGGAATAATTGTAGGCAATGGAAAATTACCACTTTATTTTATAGAAGAAGCCCAAAGAAAAAATATTGAAGTTTTTCCAATAGGACTTTTTGATACTATAGACGAAGAAATAAAAAAAATAAAAAATTTTAGAACTTTTAATATAGGAGAAGTAGGAAATATTGTTAAATATTTCCTACTAAACAATATAAATAAAGTTGTGATGTTGGGAAAAGTTGAAAAAGATATAATATTTAAAGATTTAAAATTAGATAGATATGGAGAGGAACTTCTTAAAAAATTGCCGGACAGGAAAGATGAGACTCTCCTTTTTGCAGTTATAGCCTTTTTTAGATTAAATGGTATAAAAATTTTACCACAGAATCATTTGATCAAAAATTTTATGTTTGAAAAGAAATGTTATACAAAATTAAAACCAACTGATGAAGATTTAAAGACAATAAAGATAGGAAAAGAGGCTGCTAAAGCCTTAAGCCTTGTAGATGCAGGTCAAACTGTAGTATGTAAAGATGCTTCTGTTATAGCCCTAGAAGGAATAGAAGGAACTGATAAGACTATTGAACGAGGTGGGAAATTAGCTGGTGATAATTGTATTATAGTAAAAATGTCTAGGCCACAACAGGATATGCGAGTTGATATACCAGCAGTTGGGGTAAATACAATTAAGAGGCTAATTGAAATAAAAGCAAAAGGAATAGCAGGAGAAGCAAATAAAATGCTATTTATTGAAAGAGAGGAAGCTATTAAGTTAGCTGATCAGCATTCAATATTTATAGTTGGAATAAAATAA
- the lpxB gene encoding lipid-A-disaccharide synthase, which yields MKFFVSTGEVSGDLHMSYLVNSVRKKYSDAKFYGVGGEHCRKAGVYIVQDIKDLAIMGFTEILKKYSFLKEKAREYVEFIKKENIKKVVLVDYGGFNLKFLELLKKEIPEVEVFYYIPPKLWIWGENRIKKLRLADHIMVIFPWEVDFYKKYGIDAIYYGNPFVEKYEIIKRTGENILLLPGSRKQEIVSLMPVLCEVARNNPDEKFILKLSSKGHLDWIEKIEKNITVEVENSLYKCVSASKVAIAASGTVTLELALMGIPTVVIYKTGFINAFIAKYILKVGFVSLPNLTLNKEVYPELLQDKCNASEIGKAIVNFENNKEETEKNILEVRKQLSGKNIVESYGDFLMKGER from the coding sequence ATGAAATTTTTTGTATCAACAGGAGAAGTTTCTGGAGATTTACATATGTCGTATCTTGTAAATTCAGTAAGAAAAAAATATTCTGATGCAAAATTTTATGGTGTTGGTGGAGAACACTGTAGAAAAGCTGGAGTATATATAGTTCAAGATATAAAAGATCTTGCAATTATGGGATTTACAGAAATATTAAAAAAATATAGTTTTTTAAAAGAAAAAGCTAGAGAATATGTAGAGTTTATAAAAAAAGAAAATATAAAAAAAGTTGTATTAGTTGATTATGGTGGATTTAATTTAAAGTTTTTAGAACTTTTAAAGAAAGAAATACCAGAAGTTGAAGTGTTTTACTATATACCACCTAAATTATGGATTTGGGGAGAAAATAGAATAAAAAAACTAAGACTTGCAGATCATATAATGGTTATTTTTCCTTGGGAAGTAGATTTTTATAAAAAATATGGAATAGATGCAATATACTACGGGAATCCGTTTGTTGAAAAATATGAAATTATTAAAAGAACTGGTGAAAATATTTTACTTTTACCAGGAAGTAGAAAACAAGAGATTGTATCATTGATGCCTGTTTTATGTGAAGTAGCAAGAAATAATCCTGATGAGAAATTTATTTTGAAATTATCTTCAAAAGGGCACTTAGATTGGATTGAAAAAATAGAAAAGAATATAACAGTAGAAGTAGAAAACTCTCTTTATAAATGTGTTTCTGCATCAAAAGTTGCTATAGCAGCCTCTGGAACAGTTACTTTAGAATTAGCTCTTATGGGAATTCCTACCGTTGTTATATATAAGACAGGATTTATAAATGCATTTATTGCAAAGTATATATTGAAGGTAGGTTTTGTATCATTACCTAATCTTACATTAAATAAAGAGGTATATCCTGAGCTATTACAAGATAAATGTAATGCTAGTGAAATAGGTAAAGCAATTGTTAATTTTGAAAACAATAAAGAAGAAACAGAAAAAAACATACTTGAGGTAAGAAAACAACTTTCAGGAAAAAATATAGTTGAAAGTTATGGCGACTTCTTGATGAAAGGAGAAAGATGA
- the lpxA gene encoding acyl-ACP--UDP-N-acetylglucosamine O-acyltransferase — MIDIHNTAIVEEGAIIEDGVKIGPYCVIGKDVKIGKNTVVQSHVVIEGITEIGENNTIYSFASIGKASQDLKYKGEPTKTIIGNNNSIREFVTIHRGTDDRWETRIGNGNLLMAYVHVAHDVIVGDDCILANNVTLAGHVVVDSHTIIGGLTPVHQFCKIGSYSMIGGASAVNQDICPFILAEGNKAVARGLNSVGLRRRGFSDEEISRLKKVYKIVFRSGLPLKDAVAKIEQEIEKDKNVDYFLNFIKNSKRGITR, encoded by the coding sequence TTGATAGATATTCATAATACTGCTATAGTAGAAGAGGGAGCTATCATAGAGGACGGAGTTAAAATTGGACCCTACTGTGTTATAGGAAAAGATGTAAAAATCGGAAAAAATACTGTTGTACAGTCCCATGTTGTAATAGAAGGGATAACAGAAATAGGAGAAAATAATACGATATACTCCTTTGCCTCTATTGGAAAGGCTTCGCAAGATTTGAAGTACAAAGGAGAACCAACTAAAACTATTATAGGAAATAATAATTCTATAAGAGAGTTTGTAACTATTCATAGAGGAACTGATGATAGATGGGAAACTAGAATAGGAAATGGAAATCTTTTAATGGCATATGTGCATGTTGCCCATGATGTCATTGTAGGAGATGACTGTATTTTAGCTAACAATGTAACTTTAGCAGGACATGTAGTTGTAGATAGCCATACAATTATTGGAGGACTGACACCTGTTCATCAGTTCTGTAAAATTGGGTCATATTCTATGATTGGAGGAGCTAGTGCTGTAAATCAGGATATCTGTCCATTTATATTAGCAGAAGGAAATAAAGCAGTAGCTAGAGGATTAAATAGCGTAGGTCTTAGAAGAAGAGGATTTTCTGATGAAGAAATTTCAAGACTTAAGAAGGTTTATAAAATAGTATTTAGAAGTGGACTTCCATTAAAAGATGCAGTTGCTAAGATTGAACAAGAAATTGAAAAAGACAAAAATGTAGATTATTTCCTTAATTTTATAAAAAATAGTAAAAGAGGAATAACTAGATAA